A single Amphiura filiformis chromosome 8, Afil_fr2py, whole genome shotgun sequence DNA region contains:
- the LOC140159665 gene encoding uncharacterized protein, with protein sequence MSQPTAETEPEPTAETEPEPSAETEPEPNPGTGTGSNPEPTAETEPEPSAETEPEPSAETEPEPNPGTSTGSNPGDEFHAMDCTDIVIGKVMNSFSHVADYYTRDRSTPRLDTFWGGMGDLTAAAGTQFGEKTRLVFRKKLKSMHQTDHSINKDEPMHVIWAHGQEYCNYHSPSIEPMTVKDMLFYPRFELKYHGTSPNNRGQFKGLVLYTSVDTGPACGGEYKSPANCISCDYKVTYSFDEETGNLTFTVMSKIPDDYWGGIAFSSSGSMEGSDAVLSWPNSDGMYEVKDMSLEGKSPADIKQDDSQDLMNTQASYDNGRLTMQFTRKQNTGDDTQDKVLDSKNCVTFLMPVSGGKIRNQQLQKHDSIPESSPTQVCIQSCSGTTMPTTPPGTTLKAEDGSGSVITASVFMVLFTTLMTLLNME encoded by the exons ATGTCac AACCCACAGCAGAGACTGAACCAGAGCCCACAGCAGAGACTGAACCAGAACCCTCAGCGGAGACTGAACCAGAACCAAATCCTGGTACAGGTACTGGCAGCAATCCTG AACCCACAGCAGAGACTGAACCAGAGCCCTCAGCAGAGACTGAACCAGAACCCTCAGCAGAGACTGAACCAGAACCAAATCCTGGTACAAGTACTGGCAGCAATCCTG GTGACGAGTTCCATGCAATGGACTGCACCGATATAGTAATAGGCAAAGTTATGAATTCTTTCTCTCACGTTGCTGACTACTATACACGGGATAGATCCACGCCTAGATTGGATACATTTTGGGGAGGCATGGGTGATTTGACGGCGGCAGCTGGCACACAGTTTGGGGAGAAGACAAGACTTGTGTTTAGGAAGAAATTGAAAT CTATGCACCAGACTGATCACAGCATTAACAAGGATGAACCCATGCATGTCATCTGGGCACATGGCCAAGAGTACTGCAACTATCACTCACCAAGTATTGAACCCATGACAGTCAAGGATATGTTGTTTTACCCACGTTTCGAATTGAAATATCATGGCACAAGCCCAAATAATCGGGGCCAATTTAAAGGTCTTGTTCTTTATACATCAG TTGATACTGGACCAGCTTGTGGTGGGGAATATAAATCCCCTGCTAACTGTATCAGTTGTGACTACAAAGTGACTTATTCATTTGATGAAGAAACAGGGAATTTAACATTCACAGTAATGTCAAAGATACCCGATGACTACTGGGGAGGAATAGCATTCTCTTCATCTGGGAGCATG GAAGGCTCTGATGCTGTTCTTAGTTGGCCTAATAGCGATGGTATGTATGAAGTCAAGGATATGAGTCTTGAAGGAAAGAGTCCAGCAGACATTAAACAGGATGACTCACAGGACTTGATGAATACACAAGCAAGTTATGACAATGGACGGCTTACAATGCAATTCACAAGGAAGCAGAATACTGGTGATGATACACAG GATAAAGTATTAGACAGCAAAAACTGTGTGACTTTCTTGATGCCAGTATCTGGAGGCAAAATCAGGAATCAGCAACTTCAAAAACATGATAGTATCCCAGAATCATCACCAACTCAAGTTTGCATTCAGTCATGTAGTG GTACCACCATGCCAACAACGCCGCCGGGAACTACTCTTAAAGCAGAAGATGGTTCAGGGTCAGTCATTACTGCAAGTGTCTTCATGGTGCTCTTCACTACATTGATGACACTTCTAAACATGGAGTAG